TTCCTGGAAGCTGGTGATGTCACTTTACCGCTAATCtgtttgtgagagggagagggagagggaggatctTTGTtggggggatggtggtggtttcAATCTGAGGGAGGGTGTCACAACCTTATTTTGTTTTTAGGACTAATTTTTTCTAATGTTACTAGTGTTTACTGCGCAGCGTGACAGGCCCCCACTGTGGCCCTCAGGCGGTACATTCAGCTGGTCTCTGGCCGAGCTGCCCGACTAAAGTCTtcttctgtttgtgtctgttttatttttcagaCTTGCTCTCCCACCGAGGTCATATCCCCCCCCTGTCAGGGACCCCTACTGGAGAAGGGGGGTATCCAAGGCGATGGGCCAGTTCATTGCAAAACCGGGGGGTTTGGTAGCTCAAGGTGGTCCAATCTGTCCTGGGATGCCTCCTCTGAGCTGCTGTCCCCCCCCACTCTGGACTCTAATAGTATGATCCAGATGGACAGTGACTCCAGACCAAGCTCAGGTACGGCACCTAACCACCAACATAAAGACACTTGTTAACACATACTAGTAAACAAAGAACAAGTAACATGAAGCACTCGTTAGTTAACACACTAGTAACCAAAGAACCACCCACATGAAGACATTAGTTGAGACATACTAGAACACAAAGAACCACCAGCTCTGCTCTTAACCACCAACATGAACACACTAGTTAGGACATACTAGTACACAAAGAACCACCAACATGAAGAGACTAGTTAAGACATGCTAGTATCTAAGGCCCCAGCTCTGCTCTTCCTATCTGGTCATTCATAGGGCGCTCATGTGTTAACCTGCACCGCCCGTCACCTCCTGCCACTATTGACTGTGTGCAGTTCGATTAAACATTAACCCTCAACTCCTTTTGTAAACCTTGCCGCTGCTCTCGCAACACACCGTCTATTATCTCATAGCTTGACCTTATTCACACCGGCTGCCTCCCCTCATAGATCGCCTGTACACATACCACCATTTATCAGGTTATTATTACACACCTCTTGTGTtactgaatgttttttttaggtTTTAAACCAGATGAAATCCTCGACTCTTTTGCCTTATCCCTCTACATCGCTCTTACTCAATAGTCAAAACATATCAGCCCACGCTGTAATCTTGACCAAATATTGCATTCTCTTCCAAGGACCTTTATTGCGGATCCAGTCGTTGCCAGTTGCAATTTGGTGGTAAAAAGAAACCATTGTTAAAACTATATTGAGGTTGTTATGGATCACAAAGCAGCTCTATCACTACAATCTGCTGACCGCtcgcccctcctccctcacccgtCCTGACACCACCTGTACTCCAGCATGCTCCCCAACAAAGAGGGACTGTCCACAGACCAGCTCTGAACTCTGatgcccttctcccccccccccccccctctccaggttTCTACTCGGTCAGCGGCAGCTCTCTGTCGGACTCCTGCTACTCGGTGTCCAGCGAGGCGGCGCCGGGGCTGCCGCCCAAGCCCCCCAGGCACGGGGGCGAGCAGCCTGCTCCCTCGGCCCCTGGGCAGCAGCCCACTGTCCCCGGGGAACGGCCCCCGGTCCCTGGAGACCCGCCCCCTGTCCCCGGGGAGCCCAGCGTCCCCCGGTGGGCGGAGGGCGCGGGGTGCGGCCCGCAGCCCGCCTCGGAGCAGAGCGTCCCCGGGGAGACGGACGTGGCGGGGAGGGGGTTCGTCTCAGGTGAGCCTCTCGTTTTGGGGGGTCCACAACCTTAGCGATGGGGTTTATATGTCTCGTTCAACGGGGgctttgctctgattggttctgtTCAGAGGAACACCCGTTCCTCTTGTCAAGTCTCGTCTGGTCAATACTTGACAGGACTGCAATTAAACCAGGATCAAGGGAACAAAGGCGAGGCATGCAGGGGTCATCGCCATGGGAACCCGTTAAATATGCAACCTTGTGCCGGACAACTTGGCATGGGCTACAAAAAGAAAGACAATTGGAGGGATTAACATTGCTGCCATTCTGATGCACAGCAGCAGTCCTGCAGTGGCTAGAACGTGTTGGAGCTGAGAGTTGAACATGCTTCCAGGGGGAATGAGGAGGGGTACTTTCACATCTGTAGCACTTGAACCATCTTTTCTAAATGCATGTGACATATTCCGAGGTTTATAAGACACGTCTGGGAATATGTTCTCGTTTTACATGGGCTATGGTACAGTAAGCCATGATGTAGATACAGTGCATGGCCTCCACTCAATGAAGATTGTTAACACTTCCTAACCCTTGAGAGCTCTCCTTATGGATGGAGGTTTATACATGTATCTTTGAACAGACGGGTCTTTAAACATTCCAGAAAAGTCTTCTAAAACAatcttttgttgtttgttgcaGGGGACTTTGAGACAGCCGGCCTGAGCTTCTTATCCGACCTTTGCTCATCGCTGAGCGACCCTCAGACGTCTACCCTGGTCTCCCTCCttgaccccctctcctcctcttcctcccctcacctgAGGGCTCAACTGGACCCGCACTACTGCACAGACCTGGTGTCCCGACGCACCAAGGAGGTGTACTGCTACCCCAGCCCGCTGCACGCTGTGGCCCTCCAGAGCCCCCTCTTCACCCCGCAGGGCCACGAGTCCTCGGCCTCGACTAGCCCCGAAGGCCCCCCGCTGGAGGACCCCCCGGCCTCGGACCCAGACCCCGTCTCCCCCACGGGCCCGGGACCGCCCAgcccaccctccctcacccagcTGGAGCAGTACATCTCCCGGCTGGCTCACCAGTACCGCAGCcgctcctccgcctccaccttgGACCTCGCCCAGGGGTCCTGCTCCGGCGCCGCGGCCAACAGCGCCCTGCGCACTCCGAGCAAGGGCCACGGCTCCACGCAGTCCCTTTCGGCCTTCGAGAGCCGCGCGGCGCCCTCCCCCAAGCCACTGGGGGGCAGCGCGACGCCCTGCAAGTCCCTGATGGGGAACTCGGCCAAGGTCAGCCTCAGCAGCGCCGGCAAGAGGGCCAGCAGGAACTCCATCAACCTGGGGAACCTCCCCTCGGCCACGGGGGAAGACGTGAACATTAACCTCAACCTCAACCTCAGCCTCAACCTGCCCCCCGGCGTGGGGGCCGGCCTGGGGCTGGTGGAGAAGACCAAGGACGGCAGCGCCGGGGCGTTGAGGACCGACCTCTCCAAGGAGGCCGCCGCCTCCACCTCGGCGACCTCCCTGACGTCGTCGTCGACGGCGACCCCGGGGCTTAGAGCGCGCTCCCGCATCTCCACCTGCCCCTCCACCCTGAGCCACCGCAGCTCCCTGGAGGTAGCGTCGGGGGCCGGAGCGACCCCCCCGTTTGGATCGCAGAACTTCTGCCGTTCGCTGGACTGGAGCAGCAGCGCCCCACCGGGGGCCGGGCTGGGGGTCCCCACCGGGTCGGCCCCGGGGTCCCAGCGCAGCAGCCTCACCCAGGACCTGGGCTCCAGCTCCCTGCTGGCGGAGgactcggccatggtggaggagATCGTGCGCCTCTCGGGCCTGTCCCGGGCCgtggtggtggggctgatgGAGCAGGGGGTGGAGCTGGACGTGGAATGCTTCCAGGTGGAGCCCGGGACCCGGCCCAGGAGCCAGGGCCACGCGCCGGGGTACCCGTACCGCCTGGCCCCCCaggaccacccccacccctgggCCAAGATGCGCTGCACCTCGGTGGACTCGGAGCTCACTCCGCCGCGGCCCATGCAGCTGTCGCTCAGCGTCACGCACTCCCCACAGTCTCACTCTGGTCTCACTCCCCCGCTGCCTCACTCCCCGCGGTCACAGGCCAGTCTcaccccgcccctctcccacGCCAACAGCCCCCTACACCCGTACCCCCCGGCCCAGGCGCCTGCCCTGCACTACCCGCCCTCCCACTGTAACTACCAGCAGGGCCCCGGCCCCTCCGACCTGCCGTCatccaccgcctcctccccgGCCTCCCGGCCCCTCCCCAGGGGCCACTCCCCTCCCCGCCCTCTCCAGCCGTCCCCCTTaggctccacccccctctccgtGTTCCGGCGGGACGCCCCGTCCCAGTGCTCCCTGCCCCGCGGCAGCGCCAGCGCCCCGGCCCCCGCCGTCCGGCCGAGGGGCGGGTCCCTCCGTCAGAACGCAGAggccgcgggggggggcggcggctggAGGCGGTCCGAGGGAGAAGGCCTCTACAGAGGGAGGCACGCGTCCCGGGAGCTGGTCCGGGCGTCGCCGGTGAGCAGCTACGCCCACCGGGACAACTACGGCTCCACCTGGGGGgaggacgagcgaggagaggacGAGCCCCGGCCCAGGGAGGCCTCCGCGCCCAAGAGGACGTCGGGCCGCCTCTGGAGGGGCTGGGACGGGCGCCTCTGGGGCAGAGAGTCGGACGACGACCGGGAGGAGGTGGACAGGGCGGAGTACGGGTACGGCTGGAGCCGgagcgggagctggaggagggagtGTCGGAGGGGGCAGCCCATGACGGGGAGCTGTAAGGAGAAGAGGCCCACGGTGGACagctcccccagctcctcctccgccgccgccaagGGCAAAGGCGGCTGGGAGAAGAGGAGCTCCAGCCTGAGGCTCTCCAGGACTCTGTTCCGCAGCGAGTCCCAGGGCTTGCTGGTGCCCCGGGCGCGGCGCCAGGAGCCGCTGAGGGCCACACCCTGGGTGTCCTCCCTGGACGTAGCGCGGGCCCGGCTGCAGCTGGAGCCGGAGGACGGCGTGAGGCCgctggacggggacggggaTAAACGCCTGTCCTCCACCGCCAGCCTCTTCAACCTCTCCCGGTCCCAGAGCCTGGAGGGCAGCTGCCAGTCCCTCTCaccgcccctctcctccccttccttctcGCCGTCACCCCCGCCCCGGACCCTCCAGCGGTCCAGGTCGCTGAGGGACCTCGGGAAGAGAATGTTTGGCTCCATGAGGTCCTTGAGCCTCAAGAAGAGATCGGCAAAGAAGTGAAGCAGTGGCACCTTCATCCTCAAACTATTACAAAAGTCTAGTCAGTATTCTATTAGGAGTAAGGATGTAATAAACACTACTTTAAACACATGAATGATGTTGCTGGATGTACACGCTGCATTTCTGCATACTGTTCTGTATTTCTGTGATTCAGTGATAATGGCTTTAGTGTGGATGTGAGGTTATTCTTGTTTATTGAAAAGTACAATCATATTGGCCAGATATTGACCAAAAGCAAATAAACTTTAACTCGATATTGTGCTCAGGATTTTGAAACGTGTATCCTAAGATTTGAATGGAAGATATGTATCCTAAGATGTATTTGAGAAAACAAACAGaccataattaataaaataaacttcTAATGAATGCATTTGTGTCCATGCATGGCATCATTTCTAGCATGGTATTTAAAAAATGAATAGCAGTTTGGCAAACTACAAAAGGTATTTATTGAATCAAACAAAAGACCAACAGATTAAAGCAACACGTCGTGAAATTGACCAAAGAACACATTGACGAAGGCATAAGAGTAAGACTGCAGTGAACGGCCGGCCCTGGGGTGCCGGTCCAATAGGACAGACCACCTTCTACAACTCTATATTGAAAACACTAACAATGTTTAACCACATTTCCACCGTGGGCATGTGTTCAGTGTGGCCTGCACGTTGCACGCACCTGCTGTCATCTTGAATCTCCACTGTTCAGATTAGCATGCGCCCTACGACCTTGTTCATTCGTGCTCCAACCAGTGCCTCACCCACAGCATCACAGAGACGCCGTGCGTGTGATCTGTTCATTGTTTATTAGCCAGGTGAGGCACCGTGAGATAAGCTCCACTCCGACTGTATCTGGATCCTGGGCTTGTGGTTCCGTGGGTTGGGGAGGGTTGGCTGGTAAGGGCCTAGCCGCTGGCCTAACTTGACTCTTCCCCcttggagctggaggagaacatTCCCCGGTACATCGCCTTCTCCTTCTGTAGCTCTGACTTTAGCTTCTCATCTACCTTCAGCAGGTACTTCTTCACATTTGCATCTGCAATAATGGCACACAATGAAAACCAggggtatatatatttatctataacATATCTAGTGAAATACGATTTGTGGCTAGCAACAAGTTGGTCTAGAATTCCTGAACCGCCAACCGACTCAGATGAAAACAAGGGTAAAGTGGATTAGATTGCATATAGTTTATCATCAATCGGTGAAGGCGATTTCATTGAGAGTTACCAAACAAACAATGCAGACTACAAACAAAAGTACCTTCTTTTGTGAAATATGCATTCAAATAAAGCTCTGAAATAATCCTTTAAAGTGTGTCTTCCCTACACAATGTGGTCTTACCGTTAggctgccccctgcaggccttGGTGAGGTACTGCTTGGCAGAGTGTGCATCGCCCAGCTCCAGCGTGGCGACCCCAGccctgtaaagcgctttggggtCCTCCGGTCGTCTCTGCAACACGCGCAGGCTGTACTCTTGGACACGGGTGTAATCCACACTTTGTTTCTGGAGCAAACATGCTGGGAAAGATTGGACATGGGAGGACAAACAAATAAAGTAGGTAAGATGTTGTGTGGCAGATGAGGGGACAGGATAACCTTTTGGTTTGCTTGATTCGCTAAAAAGGCTCtgagtttgatccccaatgccGGCATGTTGTCCTACTGCCCCTCAATATCTGTATTTGTCACGAGTAACTTTGGATGAATACCCATTAAAAGGACTATAGCAAAGTAAGTGAACTACCTGGCTAGTAGACCTCCTGTGTGAATGTGAACCTGTGCTTACTGGTGGGCACCAGTCGGAACTGGATCAGTGGAACAGTGCTGCATATAGTCTTTTACGGTACCACTTTATATGATTCATAGCCATAATGTATTTTTCTATATATTTGGGACTTCGGGCTCAATAACTTGAGGTGGATTGGGGTTCTAAACAGAACTACGTTCCCTCCTACCTGCCAGGTTATTGTAGCAGTCCACCTGCGTGTCCCTCAGCAGCTCGTCCTGTGCCGGCGTCAGGACGGGCACCTCCGTCCCAAAGCCTTTGATCCCTGCGGTGACATCCGAGTCCAGgctcctcagcagcagcagcgcccgGTGGTACGAGCCGATGGCCGAGCGGACCCTCCTCCCCCGGTAGAAGCCGTTCCCCTCGGCTTTGAGGCGGACTGCGTCCTGCAGCTGGGCATCCAGCTGTGCGGCGCTGAGCTTGGATTTGGGGAGGAGGCCGGAGAAGCTGGCTACTGCCGCTGCTGCTCCGGATGGTTCCggactctcccttcctcctgaGGCCTCCATGACGTCTGGACGGAGTGAAGCAGACAGCTGGGGGGACGACACTGAGGGGGATGCGTTAGACATGGGTAGAGAATGAATACACAAAGCTGGCACAAGTAGTTATTTATTATTGAAGCATGATACAACTAAATGTATTGCTACTATATCTCCATTGACATGGGTCTGATAAGAGGAATCAGATGATGGCCATTATAAAATCTGACACTATACCATCATTTTAGATGCATTGATAAATCCCTATATGGAAATTGTAATATCTCATATATAGCCTAGCAAAAATACCACCACAATTCGACCGGAGCCAAGTGACACACAACTCACAGTGCAGGCAAAACATGGCAAGCTCACTTGACACTGTTACAAGATAACTACAGGAGCCACTCAGTCACACGTTGTTTAATCACAGTCAACCAAAACGAAAGCAACCAAGATATAACCATTGGCAGATTAACTAATGGAGTAGGATCACATCCTACCTTGCAGAGATTACAGATCACTACAGCACAGACTGGAAAGATCTTCCGGGTTTTCTTCTTCTGCGGTCAAATCTAAATCCTCTGGAACACCTTACTGCCCCCTGGCGCCTTAGATGGTATTGCCTGACAAATGCAATATGCtgctataatgtgtgtgtgctgtggagGCCCCTCCAGAAGTCACTATAGATTACTTTTTTAAGACCTGAACAAAACGTATGGTGTCTTGATGTCTGTTCCAGTCACAAGTAACGTTTTTCCATCCCATTAGCCAGTAAGCCAAATCAATGTCACTATATTCATTACAATGAAAAACGTCTGCTTACTGTCATCATATTTATCAAGGATCTCTATGAGAACCGTTATCTTCGTGTTTCTTTGATGGTGAAACAACCATCACAACCAGTATAAAGCACTACGATTCGGAATTGTCACGGAACATCTCAAACACCAAATCCCGATTGCTTATCCTATAAATGAAGTTCTCTCTCGTGTATcttttaaatatcaatatcaaaGTATGATTATGTCTCTCAAGCAACAgtattg
The window above is part of the Gadus macrocephalus chromosome 10, ASM3116895v1 genome. Proteins encoded here:
- the si:ch211-168f7.5 gene encoding nascent polypeptide-associated complex subunit alpha, muscle-specific form; protein product: MAGRSSCVTSLWSGTERVRIGERLKATLAGVLELELLRCKHLDLVDGALEVSTAAAGTVTVHPGPEGNTGNLDGASATDLDQCSAATSRRQQTCSPTEVISPPCQGPLLEKGGIQGDGPVHCKTGGFGSSRWSNLSWDASSELLSPPTLDSNSMIQMDSDSRPSSGFYSVSGSSLSDSCYSVSSEAAPGLPPKPPRHGGEQPAPSAPGQQPTVPGERPPVPGDPPPVPGEPSVPRWAEGAGCGPQPASEQSVPGETDVAGRGFVSGDFETAGLSFLSDLCSSLSDPQTSTLVSLLDPLSSSSSPHLRAQLDPHYCTDLVSRRTKEVYCYPSPLHAVALQSPLFTPQGHESSASTSPEGPPLEDPPASDPDPVSPTGPGPPSPPSLTQLEQYISRLAHQYRSRSSASTLDLAQGSCSGAAANSALRTPSKGHGSTQSLSAFESRAAPSPKPLGGSATPCKSLMGNSAKVSLSSAGKRASRNSINLGNLPSATGEDVNINLNLNLSLNLPPGVGAGLGLVEKTKDGSAGALRTDLSKEAAASTSATSLTSSSTATPGLRARSRISTCPSTLSHRSSLEVASGAGATPPFGSQNFCRSLDWSSSAPPGAGLGVPTGSAPGSQRSSLTQDLGSSSLLAEDSAMVEEIVRLSGLSRAVVVGLMEQGVELDVECFQVEPGTRPRSQGHAPGYPYRLAPQDHPHPWAKMRCTSVDSELTPPRPMQLSLSVTHSPQSHSGLTPPLPHSPRSQASLTPPLSHANSPLHPYPPAQAPALHYPPSHCNYQQGPGPSDLPSSTASSPASRPLPRGHSPPRPLQPSPLGSTPLSVFRRDAPSQCSLPRGSASAPAPAVRPRGGSLRQNAEAAGGGGGWRRSEGEGLYRGRHASRELVRASPVSSYAHRDNYGSTWGEDERGEDEPRPREASAPKRTSGRLWRGWDGRLWGRESDDDREEVDRAEYGYGWSRSGSWRRECRRGQPMTGSCKEKRPTVDSSPSSSSAAAKGKGGWEKRSSSLRLSRTLFRSESQGLLVPRARRQEPLRATPWVSSLDVARARLQLEPEDGVRPLDGDGDKRLSSTASLFNLSRSQSLEGSCQSLSPPLSSPSFSPSPPPRTLQRSRSLRDLGKRMFGSMRSLSLKKRSAKK
- the ttc9c gene encoding tetratricopeptide repeat protein 9C; translated protein: MEASGGRESPEPSGAAAAVASFSGLLPKSKLSAAQLDAQLQDAVRLKAEGNGFYRGRRVRSAIGSYHRALLLLRSLDSDVTAGIKGFGTEVPVLTPAQDELLRDTQVDCYNNLAACLLQKQSVDYTRVQEYSLRVLQRRPEDPKALYRAGVATLELGDAHSAKQYLTKACRGQPNDANVKKYLLKVDEKLKSELQKEKAMYRGMFSSSSKGEESS